A genomic stretch from Chitinophaga agri includes:
- a CDS encoding dienelactone hydrolase family protein, which translates to MKFNIATMIAPVAIALSMAACNNQPATSAHTADSTATKPTITEEAVAIQADSVTLNSFAAFSSDTATKKPIVLIVPEWWGLGDYEKGRAKQLAELGYLALAIDFYGGSKHADNPEQAKAFATPFYMNPQLGFGRLQAALAKAKTFPQADTTRIAAIGYCFGGSMVLNGAKLGLPVNGVVSFHGGLATVPPQKGLTKAQILVCHGAADPFVPAQDVATFKKQLDSLSIPYTFKEYAGATHAFTNPASTANGKKFNMPIEYNAAADTASFNDMRTFFGEIFK; encoded by the coding sequence ATGAAATTCAACATTGCAACAATGATCGCTCCCGTAGCTATTGCCCTGAGCATGGCTGCGTGCAACAACCAACCTGCTACATCAGCCCACACGGCAGACAGCACTGCTACCAAACCAACCATTACGGAAGAAGCGGTAGCCATTCAGGCAGACAGCGTTACCCTTAACAGTTTTGCTGCATTCAGCAGCGACACGGCCACTAAAAAGCCGATCGTACTGATCGTTCCTGAATGGTGGGGACTGGGTGACTATGAAAAAGGCCGTGCGAAGCAACTGGCAGAACTCGGTTACCTGGCACTTGCTATTGACTTCTATGGAGGCAGTAAGCATGCGGACAATCCTGAGCAGGCAAAAGCATTCGCAACACCATTTTACATGAATCCACAGCTGGGTTTCGGCCGACTGCAAGCCGCGCTCGCTAAAGCGAAGACCTTCCCGCAGGCAGATACTACCCGCATTGCCGCGATTGGCTACTGCTTTGGTGGCTCCATGGTCCTGAACGGTGCAAAGCTGGGGCTGCCAGTGAATGGCGTAGTAAGCTTCCACGGCGGACTGGCAACCGTACCTCCACAGAAAGGACTGACAAAAGCGCAGATCCTGGTGTGTCATGGTGCGGCGGATCCATTTGTACCAGCACAGGATGTAGCAACCTTCAAAAAACAACTGGACTCCCTGAGCATTCCTTACACTTTCAAGGAATATGCGGGTGCTACACACGCTTTTACAAATCCGGCATCAACAGCTAATGGCAAGAAGTTCAATATGCCAATTGAATATAATGCTGCTGCCGACACCGCATCTTTTAATGACATGCGTACCTTCTTCGGAGAGATCTTTAAATAA
- a CDS encoding response regulator → MGKLNILIAENDVDGKVLIQESFADTGLFNVLAIAEDGDNLKNLMEESDILFPDVILSTAGHGYDILYYLKTSDAFREIPVVTFSASATGTDEKKCQQMGALKHFIKPENAPGYQKMAKELYDLLLGE, encoded by the coding sequence ATGGGAAAACTAAACATACTTATAGCAGAAAACGATGTTGATGGCAAAGTGCTGATTCAGGAGTCCTTTGCTGATACCGGTTTGTTCAATGTATTGGCCATTGCGGAAGATGGTGATAACCTCAAAAATCTCATGGAGGAATCCGATATCCTGTTTCCGGACGTTATCCTGTCTACCGCAGGACACGGATATGATATCCTGTATTATCTGAAAACAAGTGACGCTTTCAGGGAAATACCTGTGGTGACCTTTTCCGCTTCAGCAACCGGCACCGACGAAAAGAAATGCCAGCAGATGGGCGCGTTGAAACACTTTATCAAGCCGGAAAACGCACCTGGTTACCAGAAAATGGCAAAAGAACTCTATGACCTCCTGCTGGGAGAGTAA
- a CDS encoding alpha/beta hydrolase, which translates to MEKIRSKTIVFLTGAYVSNRCWDDWSRYFQSQGYRTIAPAWPQKEGDPAALRSRQPNMALAAVDLPQVLERHITEIKKLPEKPILIGHSFGGMMAQVLLNRGYGEAAVAIQAVPPKGVFPIELNFLKSNTAALGFFSTVNTTYLMPFKTWQFAFTNGMSLAEQQTSYEQLTIPESRRAIRGALSNTAKVDFKKPQGPLLILAGTEDQCIPPSLSKRVYKRYNNSSVVDFQERDRNHYVLGLPTWKEDADNILNWIAQH; encoded by the coding sequence ATGGAAAAGATCAGATCAAAAACCATTGTATTTCTTACCGGAGCATATGTGAGTAACCGTTGCTGGGATGACTGGAGCCGTTATTTTCAGAGCCAGGGGTATAGAACAATTGCACCCGCCTGGCCTCAGAAGGAGGGCGATCCTGCAGCGCTAAGAAGCCGTCAGCCCAATATGGCCCTGGCGGCTGTAGACCTTCCGCAGGTATTAGAGCGACATATCACCGAGATCAAAAAACTACCTGAGAAGCCTATACTGATAGGTCACTCGTTTGGGGGTATGATGGCGCAGGTATTGCTGAACAGAGGGTACGGCGAAGCAGCTGTTGCCATTCAGGCTGTACCTCCTAAAGGAGTTTTCCCTATCGAACTGAATTTCCTTAAATCTAATACAGCAGCGCTGGGATTTTTTTCTACAGTCAATACCACCTACCTGATGCCATTCAAAACATGGCAGTTTGCTTTTACAAATGGCATGTCGCTGGCCGAGCAGCAAACCAGCTATGAGCAGCTCACCATTCCTGAATCGAGGAGAGCGATCAGAGGAGCCCTGAGCAATACCGCTAAAGTCGATTTTAAAAAGCCACAGGGGCCGTTGCTGATCCTCGCGGGAACAGAAGATCAATGTATACCACCTTCACTCTCAAAACGTGTATATAAGCGTTATAATAATTCCTCCGTAGTAGATTTTCAGGAAAGAGACCGTAATCACTATGTGTTAGGTTTACCTACCTGGAAAGAAGATGCAGACAATATCCTGAACTGGATAGCGCAACACTGA
- a CDS encoding winged helix-turn-helix transcriptional regulator: MEVLNGKWKILIIGTLMAGGKKRFMELLREVDGIAAKMLSKELQELEMHKLISRTVCNTKPITVEYEITEYGKKLEKILLELTNWGMEHREMILKG; this comes from the coding sequence ATGGAAGTATTAAATGGCAAATGGAAGATTCTAATCATAGGTACACTGATGGCTGGAGGGAAGAAACGTTTTATGGAACTGTTAAGGGAAGTAGATGGGATCGCTGCAAAGATGTTATCGAAAGAATTGCAGGAACTGGAAATGCATAAATTAATTTCCCGCACGGTATGTAATACCAAGCCTATTACAGTAGAATATGAGATTACTGAATATGGAAAAAAACTGGAAAAGATATTACTGGAGTTAACTAACTGGGGAATGGAACACAGGGAAATGATCCTGAAGGGATAA
- a CDS encoding alpha/beta fold hydrolase, which yields MYYQVNDVRLLVESEGNNNPALIFLHFWGGSSRTWKQVSDLLKKDYRCIRMDLRGWGESDKPQTGYDIQSLADDVLGLVSQLQLDNYILVGHSMGGKIAQAIAARMPAGLKKLILVAPSPAVSTILPAEMVMGMENAYTSLDNINQTIDHVFNASDLPPALRQTIVEDMQLHNTASRLGWPAAALTEDVSAGLSSVNIPALIIAGENDIVDSPARLQAELVAIIPGVRMVVIPRVGHLIMVQQPEKVAELIHDFCRSEQFVC from the coding sequence ATGTATTATCAAGTAAACGATGTCCGGCTATTGGTAGAAAGCGAAGGAAACAATAATCCCGCTTTAATATTTCTTCATTTTTGGGGTGGATCTTCAAGGACCTGGAAACAAGTCTCTGATTTATTAAAGAAAGATTATCGCTGTATTCGGATGGATCTACGCGGATGGGGTGAATCAGACAAACCACAAACTGGATATGATATCCAGTCTTTGGCAGATGATGTATTAGGTCTCGTCAGTCAGCTGCAACTGGACAATTACATTTTAGTAGGTCATTCAATGGGAGGAAAGATCGCCCAGGCAATTGCGGCAAGAATGCCTGCCGGACTAAAAAAGTTAATCCTGGTCGCTCCATCTCCGGCCGTTTCCACTATCCTGCCAGCAGAAATGGTAATGGGCATGGAAAATGCCTATACCAGCCTGGATAATATTAATCAGACAATAGATCATGTATTTAACGCCTCAGATTTACCGCCTGCTCTCAGACAAACCATAGTGGAGGATATGCAACTGCACAATACAGCATCCCGGCTGGGATGGCCTGCCGCAGCATTGACGGAGGATGTGTCTGCCGGATTATCATCTGTTAATATACCAGCACTAATAATTGCCGGCGAAAATGATATTGTAGACTCCCCCGCCCGATTGCAGGCTGAATTGGTGGCAATAATACCTGGCGTCCGAATGGTGGTTATTCCACGGGTAGGGCATCTGATAATGGTACAACAACCTGAAAAAGTGGCTGAACTAATTCATGATTTCTGTAGAAGCGAACAGTTTGTATGCTAA
- a CDS encoding sigma-54-dependent transcriptional regulator, with protein MKEKILIVEDIFIEANNLQMIMERAGYTVSGIAVSVEEALQMIEEDIPDFVLVDIYLKGKQTGIDLARILRQQNIAFIYLSANSTKQTLDQAKTTFPYGFLVKPFREREVLTTLEIARYLHANSLDAIMRKGVDNNKRFVLPDLRQYGFVGDGLRLQQVLQHLSIVAPSETSVLITGESGTGKEKMAELIHRLSNRASRPLIKVNCAALPSELIESLLFGHEKGAFTGALERRIGKFEQANGGTIFLDEIGEMPVDMQVKLLRVLQDREIERIGSSHAQKVDVRIISATSRNLEKEVADGRFRMDFYYRLNVFPLHLPPLRERRDDIPALVDYFLDIHCRNFEKSAMAVSPKVMEMLTLYSWPGNIRELEHLIERAVLMCEGNTINHIILPEKIDYTPPPREERVKTIQENEREHIVEVLRRCNGKIFGKGGAAELLSMNVSTLNYRIRKLGINKEELRFRE; from the coding sequence ATGAAGGAAAAAATACTGATAGTAGAAGATATCTTCATTGAAGCGAACAACCTACAGATGATCATGGAGCGTGCCGGCTACACAGTAAGCGGCATCGCTGTTTCTGTGGAAGAGGCATTGCAGATGATTGAAGAAGATATCCCTGACTTTGTGCTGGTGGATATCTATCTGAAAGGTAAGCAAACCGGTATTGATCTTGCCAGAATATTACGTCAGCAGAATATTGCATTTATCTACCTGTCTGCCAATTCGACCAAACAGACGCTTGATCAGGCGAAGACCACCTTCCCGTATGGTTTCCTGGTAAAACCTTTCCGGGAAAGAGAAGTATTGACAACATTGGAGATCGCGCGTTACCTGCATGCAAACAGTCTGGATGCTATCATGCGGAAAGGCGTGGACAATAATAAAAGATTTGTATTGCCTGACTTGCGGCAGTATGGGTTTGTAGGGGACGGTTTGCGGCTCCAGCAGGTATTGCAGCATCTGTCCATCGTAGCTCCTTCTGAGACTTCTGTGCTGATAACGGGGGAAAGCGGGACTGGTAAGGAAAAGATGGCTGAGCTAATACACCGGTTGTCCAACAGGGCATCCCGGCCATTGATAAAGGTAAATTGTGCTGCCCTACCGTCCGAACTAATAGAATCGCTGTTATTCGGCCATGAGAAAGGAGCGTTTACCGGTGCGCTGGAAAGACGGATCGGTAAGTTTGAGCAGGCAAATGGTGGGACTATCTTCCTGGATGAAATAGGAGAGATGCCGGTTGATATGCAGGTGAAATTGCTTCGCGTATTGCAGGACAGGGAAATAGAACGTATCGGTTCCAGCCACGCACAAAAGGTGGACGTACGGATCATTTCGGCTACCAGCAGGAACCTGGAGAAGGAAGTGGCCGACGGCCGGTTCCGTATGGATTTTTATTACCGGCTGAATGTATTTCCATTACATCTGCCGCCATTGAGGGAAAGGCGTGACGATATTCCGGCACTGGTAGATTATTTTCTGGACATCCATTGCCGTAATTTCGAGAAATCCGCAATGGCTGTCAGTCCTAAGGTCATGGAAATGCTAACATTATATTCCTGGCCGGGGAATATCCGGGAGCTGGAACATCTCATCGAGCGGGCCGTATTAATGTGCGAGGGGAATACAATTAACCATATCATTTTGCCGGAGAAGATCGACTATACCCCTCCACCCCGGGAAGAGCGTGTAAAAACGATACAGGAAAATGAACGGGAGCACATTGTTGAAGTGCTGAGGCGATGTAATGGTAAGATCTTTGGAAAAGGTGGGGCAGCAGAGCTGTTATCCATGAATGTCTCTACACTGAATTACCGTATCCGTAAGCTTGGAATTAATAAGGAAGAATTACGCTTCCGCGAATAA
- a CDS encoding chloride channel protein, which yields MRKKIIQANYVKLIIASVMAGLLSAFLASVLKHITEHYEDHFFKRISGYSYLFLVFPLIGLLLIHILRKYAFRKKPNKGIKEIYLTLDTRRNELPSYKIPSHFINGFLTVIFGGSTGVEVSTVVSTATIGAVTRQKANIANRFKTELICAGVAGGLTALFGSPLVGLLFAVEVIARKVTKTILLSTGAAVLVAWGFLQLQHEKPLLNLSITHWQMSAIPYIIGLSIIAGIVSVFFTRTVIAIKHRFGTVKNDYTRILAGAAIVGIGIFVLPALFGDSYSAVTDMIGRSQTEAFTIPFALTLVAIVLLKPVISSVTLGAGGDGGVFAPSIVIGALLGLLLATFCNHYFHTHLIVANFIIMGIAAVLSGSIHAPLTSTSLACRLSGGFVLTIPVLIASTVARYTAKKIYPYTVYSYKDQVAH from the coding sequence ATGCGTAAGAAGATAATACAGGCCAACTATGTGAAACTTATTATTGCCTCTGTCATGGCGGGATTGTTATCAGCCTTCCTGGCCAGCGTGCTGAAGCACATCACCGAGCATTATGAAGATCATTTCTTCAAGCGGATCTCTGGCTATTCTTACCTGTTCCTTGTTTTCCCGCTGATCGGGCTGCTACTGATACATATTCTCCGCAAATATGCTTTCAGGAAGAAGCCTAATAAGGGCATCAAGGAGATCTACCTGACCCTGGATACCCGCCGTAACGAATTACCCAGCTATAAAATACCCTCTCACTTTATCAATGGTTTCCTGACAGTTATCTTCGGAGGATCGACCGGAGTAGAGGTATCTACAGTGGTTTCAACCGCTACTATTGGCGCCGTTACCCGGCAAAAGGCCAATATTGCTAACCGCTTTAAGACAGAACTGATCTGTGCAGGAGTGGCTGGCGGTTTGACCGCCCTGTTTGGTAGTCCGCTGGTAGGATTACTCTTTGCAGTAGAAGTCATTGCCCGTAAAGTAACTAAGACAATACTGCTCAGCACAGGTGCAGCTGTACTTGTAGCCTGGGGTTTCCTGCAGTTACAGCATGAAAAGCCGTTGTTAAACCTGAGTATCACTCATTGGCAAATGAGCGCCATTCCTTACATTATCGGATTAAGCATCATAGCAGGTATCGTTTCGGTATTTTTTACCAGAACAGTCATTGCCATCAAACATCGTTTCGGTACTGTAAAAAATGATTATACCCGTATTCTGGCAGGGGCTGCTATTGTTGGTATTGGCATATTTGTGCTGCCTGCATTGTTCGGAGACAGCTATAGTGCTGTTACTGATATGATTGGCCGTTCACAGACCGAAGCTTTTACTATTCCGTTTGCGTTGACGCTGGTGGCCATTGTTTTGTTGAAACCAGTTATTTCTTCTGTAACGCTGGGCGCGGGTGGAGATGGAGGCGTATTTGCCCCGAGTATTGTAATAGGAGCGCTTTTAGGTTTACTGCTGGCGACCTTCTGCAATCATTATTTCCATACCCATCTGATCGTAGCTAATTTCATTATCATGGGTATTGCTGCTGTATTAAGTGGCAGTATACATGCACCACTGACTTCTACTTCACTGGCCTGCCGTTTATCGGGAGGATTTGTGCTGACCATTCCGGTGCTGATCGCCAGTACAGTAGCCAGGTATACTGCCAAAAAGATCTATCCTTATACAGTGTACAGCTATAAAGATCAGGTGGCTCATTAG
- a CDS encoding alpha/beta hydrolase family esterase: MKHKKMLTGIIVFIIVLMTGMFLYLYRWNVLHPLKSATLKIESRERTFLYHLPKKITAHPRLIILYHGSGINGNIMQIFTGHEFDELSDKEQHTIIAYPNGFKNNWNGCRKVAPYPAGQMNINDIEFTKQIIRYFKENYHIDTSEVFAVGYSNGGEMVMSLARQYPQWFKGFAVIDANLGTPSNDKCENAIRPVSLFYISGQQDPIVPYKGGEIFLNGKSFGEVRSSKETLQYWLQQDKFDIQSTIAITQNATLSNYATAAGKQISFLDISDGGHTIPNRNFRIPISKMGNMTKGVDAPALIWDFFKGLNQE; the protein is encoded by the coding sequence ATGAAACACAAGAAAATGCTGACAGGAATAATTGTTTTTATAATAGTATTGATGACAGGGATGTTTCTTTACCTGTATCGCTGGAATGTACTACATCCGTTGAAAAGTGCCACTTTAAAAATCGAAAGCAGGGAAAGGACTTTTTTATACCACTTGCCAAAGAAGATAACAGCGCATCCACGGCTAATAATCTTATATCATGGTTCCGGTATTAATGGTAATATCATGCAAATATTCACCGGGCATGAATTTGATGAGCTGTCTGATAAAGAACAACACACAATTATCGCATATCCCAATGGGTTTAAGAATAACTGGAATGGTTGCAGAAAAGTAGCTCCCTATCCTGCGGGCCAAATGAATATAAACGATATTGAATTTACAAAACAGATCATCCGTTATTTTAAGGAAAACTATCATATTGATACCTCCGAAGTATTTGCTGTTGGTTATTCAAATGGGGGAGAGATGGTAATGAGCTTAGCTAGACAATATCCTCAATGGTTTAAAGGATTTGCGGTTATTGATGCTAACCTGGGTACGCCTTCAAATGATAAATGTGAAAATGCAATACGTCCGGTATCGCTGTTTTATATAAGCGGACAACAAGACCCCATTGTTCCATACAAAGGAGGTGAGATCTTTTTGAATGGAAAAAGCTTTGGAGAGGTGAGAAGTTCGAAAGAAACTTTACAGTATTGGCTGCAACAGGATAAATTCGATATTCAATCCACAATTGCTATCACTCAAAATGCGACGCTATCAAACTATGCCACAGCTGCCGGTAAACAGATTTCTTTCCTTGATATATCGGACGGAGGACACACCATTCCTAACAGGAACTTCAGGATACCAATCAGTAAAATGGGCAATATGACTAAAGGGGTAGACGCTCCTGCACTGATATGGGATTTTTTTAAAGGGTTGAATCAGGAGTAG
- a CDS encoding helix-turn-helix domain-containing protein, producing the protein MIPDRTSVRPAVQEKGTSSNVSYPQLKALRQHSTFNRANFRIVAHHMKPGKIIPLQFDDTMPIGLEIIPIDNRYVQESQSLTSPHRASFFCVLWFIEGAPTHMIDFVPVTIKPGSFLFVGKNRLQFFDQHTLFKAKVLLFTDTFFSITISDNSFLTRTSLFNQYDNNKYCLLKESNTLKECWNLIEQQEKTVIDSYKPLILRNHLANFLLQAEREAGLTMNKATATDNQLEVFFNFKDLLEKHFKEQQSVAFYIEQLNLSGKALSRATEKLSGKTPKQLINERLLLEAKRLLIYNNEAGKSIGYSLGFTDPTNFIKFFRKHTGKTPTAFRKFHHPSDRQ; encoded by the coding sequence ATGATACCAGATCGAACATCTGTCAGGCCCGCTGTACAGGAAAAGGGAACATCAAGTAATGTTTCTTATCCACAGTTAAAAGCACTCAGACAACATTCTACCTTTAATAGGGCAAACTTCCGTATCGTTGCACATCATATGAAACCAGGAAAAATCATACCTCTGCAGTTTGATGATACTATGCCCATTGGCCTAGAAATCATCCCGATTGACAACCGTTATGTGCAGGAAAGCCAAAGCCTGACCTCGCCTCACAGAGCGTCCTTTTTCTGCGTGCTATGGTTCATTGAAGGCGCTCCAACACACATGATCGATTTCGTACCTGTAACAATTAAGCCTGGCAGCTTCCTTTTTGTCGGAAAAAACAGGTTGCAATTCTTTGATCAGCATACCCTCTTTAAAGCTAAAGTGCTGCTTTTTACAGATACATTCTTTTCTATTACCATTAGTGATAATAGTTTTTTAACCAGAACTTCTTTGTTCAATCAATATGATAATAACAAATATTGCCTGTTAAAGGAATCAAATACGTTGAAAGAGTGCTGGAACTTGATTGAACAGCAAGAGAAGACAGTAATCGACAGCTATAAGCCATTGATATTAAGAAATCACCTGGCAAACTTTTTACTACAGGCAGAACGTGAAGCGGGCCTGACTATGAATAAGGCTACTGCTACAGATAACCAGCTTGAAGTTTTCTTTAATTTTAAAGATCTTTTGGAGAAACACTTTAAGGAGCAGCAGTCAGTTGCCTTTTACATTGAACAACTAAATCTTTCAGGAAAAGCGCTCTCCCGTGCCACAGAAAAACTTTCCGGTAAAACTCCAAAGCAATTAATAAACGAGAGGTTGTTGCTGGAAGCTAAACGACTATTAATTTACAATAACGAGGCTGGTAAAAGTATTGGCTATTCTCTGGGCTTCACAGATCCAACTAACTTTATCAAGTTTTTCAGAAAACATACCGGGAAAACCCCTACTGCTTTCCGGAAATTTCATCACCCTTCTGACAGGCAATAA
- a CDS encoding OsmC family peroxiredoxin — protein MKRYAKAVWHGSGKDGGGHMTTQSGALDKNIYSFASRFTSDRGTNPEELLAAAHAGCFTMKLSFVLDETSYFPEALETNAYINFENGAITAVRLVVTGKVRGMDQAAFEACVQEAKRNCPISMILNITITTEAILRN, from the coding sequence ATGAAACGTTATGCGAAGGCCGTATGGCATGGTTCAGGGAAAGATGGCGGCGGGCATATGACTACACAGAGCGGAGCGCTTGATAAAAATATCTATTCTTTTGCCAGCAGGTTTACCAGTGACCGAGGCACCAATCCGGAAGAACTGCTGGCAGCTGCGCATGCGGGATGCTTTACCATGAAGCTGAGCTTTGTGCTGGATGAAACAAGCTACTTTCCTGAAGCGTTGGAAACAAACGCCTATATTAATTTCGAAAATGGCGCTATCACTGCCGTTCGTCTCGTGGTGACAGGAAAAGTGAGAGGGATGGACCAGGCTGCATTTGAAGCGTGTGTTCAGGAGGCAAAGCGGAACTGCCCCATTAGTATGATATTGAACATTACTATTACAACAGAAGCAATTTTACGTAACTAG
- a CDS encoding Gfo/Idh/MocA family protein has translation MKRRNFIKSGGLAGLGAGLTILNFPVFGKNAPSNKLVLGVMGVNSRGNWLAQCAAKLPGAEIGYVCDVEDGAIAKGLKAIAGAQEKKPTVIRDVRKLLERKDLDALFVATPDHWHAPAAIMATAAGKHVYVEKPCAHNPAEGEMLVAAAKKFNRLVQMGSQRRSWPNMQQAFREIKEQHVLGKVYYGKSWYLNNRKPIGTGKKVPVPDTLNWDLWQGPAPRRDYLDNIVHYDWHWRWHWGTAETCNNATHELDCLRWFMDLDFPTKVTSAGGRYAYPKDDWETPDTQTLNFEFEGGKAISWEGRSCNNYGLEGSDRGFAIFGENGTLYVPGNDSYKIVDNQGKVVKEVKQAAPSEQRATNLVSPAGEYYDAIHISNFLESIRGKAKLNAEINIGYRSTLLPLLGNIAQRSGSILHTDPSNGHILNNAEAAQLWQREYENGWAPKI, from the coding sequence ATGAAAAGAAGAAACTTTATTAAATCAGGCGGCCTCGCCGGCCTGGGAGCAGGGTTAACCATACTCAACTTTCCTGTGTTCGGGAAAAACGCCCCCAGCAATAAGCTGGTACTCGGCGTTATGGGTGTCAATTCCAGAGGAAACTGGCTGGCACAATGTGCAGCTAAACTACCAGGCGCTGAAATAGGCTATGTATGTGATGTGGAAGATGGCGCTATAGCAAAAGGACTGAAGGCCATCGCTGGTGCGCAGGAAAAGAAACCAACAGTTATCAGGGACGTCCGGAAACTGCTGGAGAGAAAGGATCTGGATGCGCTTTTCGTAGCCACGCCTGATCACTGGCATGCACCAGCAGCTATCATGGCAACTGCCGCTGGAAAGCATGTATATGTAGAGAAGCCCTGCGCTCATAATCCGGCGGAAGGGGAAATGCTGGTTGCTGCTGCAAAAAAATTCAACCGTCTTGTACAGATGGGCAGTCAGCGACGTTCCTGGCCCAATATGCAACAGGCATTTAGAGAAATAAAAGAACAACATGTACTGGGTAAGGTCTATTATGGCAAAAGCTGGTATCTGAACAACCGTAAGCCAATCGGCACCGGCAAAAAAGTGCCTGTTCCTGATACCCTTAACTGGGATCTCTGGCAGGGGCCTGCTCCCCGTCGCGACTATCTGGACAACATCGTACATTATGACTGGCACTGGCGCTGGCATTGGGGCACGGCAGAGACCTGTAATAACGCCACGCATGAACTGGACTGCCTACGTTGGTTCATGGACCTGGACTTCCCTACTAAAGTGACATCAGCTGGTGGACGCTATGCTTATCCGAAAGACGACTGGGAGACACCTGATACACAGACGCTCAACTTCGAGTTTGAAGGCGGGAAGGCGATCTCCTGGGAAGGCCGGAGCTGTAATAACTACGGACTGGAAGGCAGCGACCGGGGCTTTGCTATCTTTGGAGAAAATGGTACGTTATACGTTCCCGGTAATGACAGTTATAAGATAGTGGACAATCAGGGGAAAGTGGTCAAAGAGGTAAAACAGGCCGCACCAAGTGAGCAGCGGGCCACCAATCTAGTGAGTCCTGCAGGTGAATATTACGATGCTATTCACATCAGTAACTTCCTCGAGAGCATCAGGGGTAAGGCAAAACTGAATGCGGAGATCAATATCGGCTACCGTAGTACACTACTGCCGCTCCTGGGAAATATTGCACAACGCAGCGGCAGCATATTACATACTGACCCTTCCAATGGACATATCCTCAATAATGCGGAAGCTGCACAACTCTGGCAGAGAGAGTATGAGAATGGCTGGGCACCAAAAATATAG